The Brassica napus cultivar Da-Ae chromosome C7, Da-Ae, whole genome shotgun sequence genome has a segment encoding these proteins:
- the LOC106434753 gene encoding uncharacterized protein LOC106434753 codes for MSLAMDRALMALSLDEEDTPFEMPDLPGFTSAEENKLSLMGRLLNPERQRMSNLIIQMPRKWQKEGKVRGIALSQEKFQFIFNSEHDLQDVLDKGVQTHYEWVIVLERWMENPPEDYLQYIPLWVRISNISETFYTVEAIGKLGDFVGKVELVAFDPSKPVTQNYIRVLVKFNVANPLRMSKALTYKGKSFVIHYNYENVQKRCFECFRLNHEKDYCPLVVRKRQEEAAERRSKVSPQSTPLQPFFKEGDPLKGVLADYQVGINPMNGRPKISKEVLEELRRYLLADTGENREIKEYKIKQSVSLAEKDPVAQKLCLQLEAPPQVTKELNKGKGLVFDYSKKSETEQSGARREPAEKLMAASIKAHSSLILKRDNEVLLLRDKEESDGGYFSSHSDEPTGFSAGFYESGSAGFVKKRSYQRKRPPKARRMQRKFTEKERGEILEGHRREGKQEVGCKKRKWDGEGERSRSISKAPCIKVIPNEGSPKL; via the coding sequence ATGTCGTTAGCCATGGACAGAGCCTTAATGGCTTTGTCGTTAGATGAAGAAGATACCCCGTTTGAGATGCCAGATCTACCAGGTTTCACCTCTGCTGAAGAAAATAAACTCAGCCTGATGGGAAGGCTCTTAAACCCAGAGAGAcaaaggatgtctaatctcattATCCAAATGCCCAGAAAATGGCAAAAAGAAGGTAAAGTCAGAGGTATAGCCCTGTCTCAAGAGAAGTTCCAGTTCATCTTCAACTCCGAACACGACCTTCAAGATGTTCTGGACAAGGGAGTTCAGACACATTACGAGTGGGTCATAGTCTTAGAGCGATGGATGGAAAACCCACCGGAAGATTATCTGCAGTACATCCCGCTCTGGGTCAGAATAAGTAACATTTCGGAGACTTTTTACACGGTGGAGGCGATAGGAAAGCTAGGTGACTTTGTGGGAAAGGTTGAACTAGTAGCTTTCGACCCCTCCAAGCCGGTCACGCAGAACTACATCAGGGTGCTGGTGAAATTCAACGTGGCTAACCCTCTAAGGATGTCTAAAGCTCTCACTTACAAAGGCAAATCTTTTGTTATCCACTACAACTATGAGAATGTGCAGAAAAGATGCTTTGAATGCTTCAGACTGAATCATGAGAAGGACTACTGTCCCTTAGTAGTCAGGAAAAGACAAGAAGAAGCGGCCGAAAGGAGAAGTAAAGTCTCCCCCCAGTCTACCCCGCTGCAACCCTTTTTCAAAGAAGGTGATCCACTCAAAGGTGTGCTTGCTGATTACCAAGTCGGTATCAACCCAATGAATGGCAGacctaaaatttcaaaagagGTTCTTGAAGAGTTGCGAAGATATCTGCTTGCTGACACTGGGGAAAACAGAGAGATAAAGGAGTATAAAATCAAACAATCTGTCAGTCTTGCTGAAAAAGATCCAGTGGCTCAAAAGCTGTGTCTACAGCTGGAGGCTCCACCTCAAGTGACCAAAGAACTCAACAAAGGAAAAGGGCTAGTCTTCGACTACTCCAAGAAATCAGAAACAGAGCAGTCCGGTGCAAGGAGAGAACCAGCTGAGAAACTGATGGCAGCCTCGATCAAAGCCCACTCTTCTCTGATCCTCAAAAGAGACAATGAAGTCTTGCTGTTGCGTGACAAAGAAGAGAGTGATGGTGGGTATTTCTCTTCGCATTCTGATGAACCTACGGGCTTCAGTGCTGGATTCTATGAGTCTGGTTCTGCCGGGTTTGTCAAGAAGCGCTCTTACCAGAGGAAAAGACCCCCCAAAGCTAGAAGAATGCAAAGGAAGTTCACAGAGAAAGAGAGGGGAGAGATACTGGAAGGTCACAGGAGAGAAGGAAAACAAGAGGTGGGATGCAAGAAAAGGAAGTGGGACGGTGAAGGGGAGAGGAGTAGGTCAATCAGCAAGGCACCTTGCATTAAGGTGATCCCAAATGAGGGATCGCCCAAGCTTTAA
- the LOC106434754 gene encoding uncharacterized protein LOC106434754, producing MEELDAKGDRFTWSGKRGNHWVQCCLDRCFGNKEWFKLFPSSNQTFMDKRGSDHRPVWVKFRAMQDRFRGQFRFDKRLMLSMEVKKEVEGAWSCARGDGSLSSKITNCRKVLSGWKKKRIFNAKDKINLLQQRLEWFESKPYQCRFMVNNLKKELIRAYKEEEMFWWQKSRDKWLTRGDRNTDFFHNSVKVRRSSNQLTKLKNSHGVEQRSDGAKAEVAIEYFTNLFESSNPSSYEDAFASMIPKVTVNMNASLLLKVSKEEVREAIFSIKPESAPGPDGMNGLFFQKYWNIIGEDVTKEIMSVFESGTMPSEWNFTYLCLIPKVPDPENMIEIRPISLCSVLYKAVSNIMVKRLQPFLKDLVSPNQSAFVSDRSITDNILIAHEAVHALRTHTKTSKEYMAIKTDMSKAYDRVEWSYICSLLKAMGFDSVWVNLIMMCISTVTYAVLINDQPFGLISPKRGIRQGDPLSPFLFVLCSEGLSHLLEVAERNGFLEGMKFHEAGPSIHHLFFADDSLFICKASCSQGRNLKRILNYYGEATGQVINLQKSSLTFGNNIPELTKMSLKRIFGIYQEGGASKYLGLPECFSGSKVDLLEYLKDRTQNRLEAWYIRNLSQGGKEVLIKSTASAIPSFAMASFRLPKTLLKKLASIMANFWWSSDPNQRKIHWVSWEKLCLPKNLGGMGFRELECFNQAMLAKQGWNMITQPEGLLQSFLKSRYFPTGDFLYAAEGIRPSFGWRSLLHGRALLIKGLQKRIGNGENTCVWTDRWVNDPVEGLRAPWMMNNHFEVNHKVASLIDNTSKRWNVEALLQVFAIGDIEILLRNQPAVNREDFYAWKFNKSGKFSVKSAYWLACDTKTRENCPEMLALPSLNPLKDSIWKVLTAPKIRIFIWKSLSDAISVADLLSSRGVKMDSRCQICGNEGESINHLLFQCTLSRQVWAEAGIPQPEFGFHETSIYQNISYLVDLKKRRLGVNENKRAWPWIIWRIWKSRNEFLFKGYEWSAKEIAQKAFEDSEEWFLAQTMEEEITQAEPTQEKRENLKWSPPPKDWTMCNIGYDWNKHSRILGVAWVVRNHRGVVLFHSRSSFAQIPNKEEARLQAILWAVESMASLKLSKVVFAGQFKEEFEAVMKPMDWPLYAFQSGEISKALLAVKDAQLLVVYRNSNRCASLIATSVTRENRHQSYVASGPPCWLFELFVNESRFL from the coding sequence ATGGAGGAACTGGATGCGAAAGGAGATCGCTTCACATGGAGTGGCAAGAGAGGTAATCACTGGGTTCAATGCTGTTTGGACCGCTGTTTTGGAAATAAGGAATGGTTCAAATTATTTCCGTCTTCGAATCAAACTTTCATGGACAAAAGGGGATCAGATCACAGGCCAGTGTGGGTCAAGTTCCGTGCAATGCAAGATAGATTCAGAGGGCAGTTCCGCTTTGATAAAAGGCTGATGCTCAGTATGGAAGTCAAAAAGGAAGTTGAGGGTGCCTGGTCTTGTGCTCGGGGAGATGGGTCTTTATCCTCCAAGATCACAAACTGCAGGAAAGTTCTCAGTGGCTGGAAGAAGAAGCGCATCTTTAATGCAAAAGATAAAATCAACCTCTTACAACAACGGCTGGAGTGGTTCGAATCGAAACCGTACCAATGTCGCTTCATGGTCAATAATCTAAAGAAGGAGTTGATTAGGGCATACAAAGAAGAGGAGATGTTCTGGTGGCAAAAAAGCAGAGATAAATGGCTTACTAGAGGAGATAGAAACACAGATTTCTTCCACAATTCAGTCAAGGTAAGACGCTCTTCAAATCAACTCACAAAGCTAAAGAACAGTCATGGAGTGGAGCAGCGATCTGATGGGGCGAAAGCAGAGGTGGCCATTGAGTACTTCACTAATCTCTTCGAATCCTCCAATCCTAGTTCGTATGAGGATGCTTTTGCAAGTATGATCCCGAAGGTGACTGTCAACATGAACGCTTCTCTCCTTCTCAAAGTCTCAAAGGAAGAAGTTCGTGAAGCCATTTTCTCAATCAAACCAGAGAGTGCCCCTGGACCCGATGGAATGAATGGGCTGTTCTTCCAAAAATACTGGAACATCATAGGAGAGGATGTTACAAAAGAGATCATGAGTGTGTTTGAGTCAGGTACAATGCCTTCAGAATGGAACTTCACATATCTCTGTTTGATTCCTAAAGTCCCAGACCCGGAAAACATGATTGAGATCAGGCCAATAAGCCTTTGCTCAGTTCTATATAAAGCAGTCTCAAACATCATGGTGAAGCGTTTACAACCGTTCCTCAAAGACTTAGTTTCACCCAATCAGTCTGCGTTTGTGAGTGATCGCTCAATCACTGACAATATACTGATTGCACATGAAGCGGTTCATGCGTTGAGAACTCACACTAAGACCTCAAAGGAGTACATGGCTATAAAAACGGACATGTCGAAAGCGTACGATAGAGTGGAATGGTCCTACATATGTTCCCTTCTGAAGGCGATGGGCTTCGACAGTGTATGGGTGAACCTCATAATGATGTGTATCTCTACTGTGACTTATGCTGTCCTCATCAACGACCAACCATTTGGTTTGATCTCTCCTAAACGAGGCATAAGACAGGGTGACCCTCTGTCCCCTTTCTTGTTTGTCTTATGCTCTGAAGGTTTATCCCACCTTTTGGAAGTGGCGGAGAGAAATGGCTTCCTGGAAGGTATGAAATTTCATGAAGCTGGGCCATCTATCCATCACCTATTCTTCGCCGACGATAGCCTCTTTATATGCAAAGCCTCCTGCTCACAAGGAAGAAATCTGAAGCGCATCCTAAACTACTACGGTGAAGCTACGGGCCAAGTAATAAACCTGCAGAAATCTTCGTtaacctttggtaataacattCCAGAGTTGACAAAGATGAGCCTCAAACGGATCTTTGGTATTTATCAAGAAGGTGGAGCTAGTAAATACCTTGGATTGCCAGAATGCTTCTCAGGCTCGAAGGTGGACCTTCTGGAGTACCTCAAGGACAGAACACAAAACAGACTGGAAGCTTGGTATATAAGGAATCTATCACAAGGTGGAAAGGAGGTACTCATCAAATCCACAGCCTCAGCTATTCCAAGTTTTGCTATGGCTAGCTTCCGGCTCCCCAAAACTCTTCTCAAAAAACTAGCGAGCATCATGGCAAATTTCTGGTGGAGCTCAGACCCTAACCAAAGGAAAATCCATTGGGTATCATGGGAGAAGTTATGCCTACCAAAGAATCTGGGGGGAATGGGGTTCAGAGAGCTTGAATGTTTCAACCAGGCCATGTTAGCCAAACAGGGATGGAATATGATCACTCAACCGGAAGGACTCTTGCAGTCCTTTCTAAAGAGCAGGTACTTCCCAACTGGTGATTTTCTATATGCAGCAGAAGGGATTAGACCTTCTTTTGGCTGGCGTAGTCTATTACATGGAAGGGCCTTGCTGATCAAGGGATTGCAAAAGAGAATTGGCAACGGTGAGAACACTTGTGTATGGACGGACCGATGGGTGAATGACCCGGTTGAGGGGCTGAGAGCTCCTTGGATGATGAACAATCACTTTGAGGTTAATCATAAGGTAGCTTCTCTTATTGATAACACTTCGAAGAGGTGGAATGTGGAGGCTCTACTTCAGGTCTTTGCGATAGGAGACATAGAAATCCTTTTGAGGAACCAGCCGGCTGTAAACAGAGAGGATTTCTATGCTTGGAAATTCAATAAATCAGGAAAATTCTCTGTGAAATCAGCTTACTGGCTCGCATGTGATACCAAGACCAGGGAGAATTGCCCAGAGATGCTAGCTCTTCCCTCTTTGAACCCTCTCAAGGACTCTATATGGAAGGTACTCACTGCTCCGAAAATTAGGATCTTCATATGGAAATCCTTGAGTGATGCAATCTCAGTAGCGGATTTGCTCAGCTCGAGAGGGGTGAAGATGGATAGTCGATGTCAAATTTGTGGGAATGAGGGAGAATCGATTAATCACTTGTTGTTTCAGTGCACCCTTTCTCGTCAAGTGTGGGCTGAAGCAGGCATTCCACAACCTGAATTTGGCTTTCATGAAACGTCTATCTACCAGAACATCTCGTACCTGGTGGACTTGAAAAAGAGACGGTTGGGAGTGAATGAGAACAAAAGAGCTTGGCCTTGGATAATATGGAGGATTTGGAAGAGCAGGAATGAATTTCTATTCAAAGGGTATGAGTGGTCTGCAAAGGAGATAGCTCAAAAGGCCTTTGAGGATTCGGAAGAGTGGTTTTTGGCTCAGACTATGGAGGAAGAAATAACACAAGCAGAACCTACTcaggagaagagagaaaacttgAAATGGAGTCCTCCACCAAAGGACTGGACCATGTGCAATATTGGATATGATTGGAACAAACATTCTCGAATCTTGGGTGTGGCCTGGGTAGTAAGGAACCACAGAGGGGTGGTTTTATTTCACAGTAGAAGTTCCTTTGCTCAAATCCCAAACAAGGAAGAGGCTAGACTTCAAGCCATTCTATGGGCAGTGGAGAGTATGGCTAGTCTCAAACTTAGCAAGGTGGTTTTTGCAGGTCAATTTAAGGAGGAATTTGAAGCGGTGATGAAACCTATGGACTGGCCATTGTATGCGTTTCAGAGCGGGGAGATCTCAAAGGCTTTACTGGCGGTGAAGGATGCTCAACTATTGGTAGTTTATCGAAATTCTAATAGATGTGCATCCCTCATTGCTACAAGTGTAACCAGAGAAAATCGTCACCAATCCTATGTGGCTTCGGGTCCTCCTTGTTGGCTTTTTGAGTTGTTCGTGAATGAGAGCAGGTTTTTGTAA
- the LOC106435573 gene encoding E3 ubiquitin-protein ligase MPSR1-like, translating to MATEQEAETVRETSSVSGRFPRNRDLYLFLPFFLGFSNQESPDRDGDVASTRDRVILVNPFTQGMIVLEESSGLNPLLRGLIESREEGHPPASKASIDAMPVVDIEDCQGECVICLEEWQAGETVKEMPCKHRFHGGCIEKWLGLRRSCPVCRFEMPVDGDEAGKKSNDGREIWVRFSFNGGGRSVRDSSGHDHGNSDGDGNTVRSGVTRPVLESEN from the coding sequence ATGGCGACAGAACAAGAAGCTGAAACTGTAAGAGAGACTTCCTCTGTTTCCGGAAGATTTCCAAGGAACAGAGACTTGTACCTCTTCTTGCCTTTCTTCCTAGGCTTTTCTAATCAAGAATCACCAGACAGAGACGGTGATGTTGCTTCGACGCGTGACCGTGTCATTCTAGTCAACCCTTTTACGCAAGGAATGATCGTCCTCGAGGAGTCATCGGGATTGAATCCTCTGCTTCGCGGCTTAATTGAATCACGTGAGGAAGGTCATCCTCCAGCGTCCAAGGCTTCCATCGATGCGATGCCGGTCGTTGATATCGAGGACTGCCAAGGTGAGTGTGTGATTTGTCTAGAGGAGTGGCAGGCGGGGGAGACGGTGAAGGAGATGCCTTGTAAGCATCGGTTTCATGGAGGATGTATAGAGAAATGGCTAGGGCTTCGTCGGTCGTGTCCTGTTTGTAGGTTCGAGATGCCTGTTGATGGAGATGAGGCTGGGAAGAAAAGTAATGATGGGCGAGAGATTTGGGTTAGGTTTAGTTTCAACGGTGGTGGTCGGAGTGTGAGAGATTCTTCTGGTCATGACCATGGAAACAGTGACGGTGATGGTAACACTGTTAGATCTGGTGTAACAAGACCTGTTCTCGAGTCCGAGAATTAG
- the LOC106435580 gene encoding S-protein homolog 5-like: MTSSKNNHFILVLSTLLFILQTQSSLGNHSSTDGFFPWAPKHVVIINKLTTHARLIVHCTNENKDLGIKELAYGASFDFRFHVNFRKTTTYICSFEWPKNKVRFDIFSTYRDDNVFSKVGVCRECIWYIYEPAPCRAKRDGGASICFGWDS; encoded by the coding sequence ATGACTTCCTCAAAAAATAACCACTTCATATTAGTGCTATCCACACTTTTATTTATCCTCCAAACACAATCATCTTTAGGAAACCATTCCTCCACCGATGGATTTTTTCCGTGGGCACCTAAACATGTCGTAATTATAAACAAATTGACCACACATGCAAGGTTGATTGTGCATTGCACGAACGAAAATAAAGATCTGGGGATAAAAGAGCTTGCATATGGAGCTAGCTTTGACTTCAGGTTTCATGTCAATTTCCGCAAAACGACGACGTACATATGCAGTTTCGAGTGGCCCAAAAACAAGGTAAGATTTGATATTTTCAGCACATATAGAGACGACAACGTATTCAGTAAAGTTGGAGTTTGCAGAGAATGTATTTGGTACATTTATGAACCAGCCCCTTGTCGTGCTAAACGAGATGGAGGTGCTTCTATATGCTTTGGTTGGGATTCTTAA
- the LOC106378582 gene encoding beta-1,3-galactosyltransferase GALT1 encodes MKRFYGGLLVASMCMFFTVYRYIDLKPPVEKPYITATVLTPNTTLPLEWLRITVPDFMNEARNTQEALSGDEIVTVSTLFVEQNVSKEEREPLLTWNRLQSLVDNAQSLANGVDAIKEAGIVWESLLSAVVEAKKLADANVNQTKKEKEELCPQFLSKMNATEDDGTSLKLKIPCGLTQGSSITVIGIPDGLVGSFRIDLTGQPLPGEPDPPIIVHYNVRLLGDKWTEDPVIVQNSWTVARDWGVEERCPNYDPDLNKKVDDLDQCDKVVGREVNRTSSTSLQSNTTRGVAASKHEKYFPFKQGFLSVATLRVGTEGMQMTVDGKHITSFAFRDTLEPWLVSEVRIAGDLKLLSILASGLPTSEESEHVVDLEALKAPPLSPLRPLDLVIGVFSTANNFKRRMAVRRTWMQYDDVRSGRVAVRFFVGLHKSPIVNLELWNEARTYGDVQLMPFVDYYSLISWKTLAICIFGTEVDSAKFIMKTDDDAFVRVDEVLLSLSLINNTRGLIYGLINSDSQPIRNPASKWYISYEEWPEEKYPPWAHGPGYIVSRDIAESVSKLFKEGNLKMFKLEDVAMGIWIADLRKQGLEPHYENDGRIISEGCKDGYVVAHYQSPAEMTCLWRKYQETKRSLCCRGW; translated from the exons ATGAAGAGATTTTATGGAGGGCTTCTTGTTGCATCAATGTGTATGTTCTTCACGGTGTACAGATACATCGACTTGAAGCCTCCCGTTGAGAAGCCTTACATCACTGCCACTGTTCTCACTCCCAACACCACTCTCCCTCTCGAATGGCTTCGAATCACCGTCCCTGACTTCATGAACGAAGCTAGGAACACTCAAGAAGCGTTGTCTGGAGATGAGATTGTCACTGTCTCGACTCTATTCGTTGAGCAGAACGTCTCCAAGGAAGAGAGAGAGCCTCTGCTTACGTGGAACCGTCTCCAAAGCTTGGTTGATAACGCTCAGAGCTTAGCGAACGGAGTTGATGCTATTAAGGAAGCTGGCATTGTTTGGGAGAGTCTTCTCTCAGCTGTTGTTGAAGCCAAGAAGCTTGCTGATGCTAACGTGAACCAaacgaagaaagaaaaagaggagCTTTGTCCTCAGTTTCTTAGTAAAATGAATGCTACCGAAGATGATGGAACTAGTCTCAAGTTGAAGATCCCTTGCGGTTTGACTCAAGGCTCCTCTATCACAGTCATTGGCATCCCTGATGGTCTTGTTGGTAGCTTCAGGATTGATCTAACGGGACAACCGCTTCCAGGGGAGCCTGATCCGCCCATTATTGTGCATTACAACGTTAGGCTCCTTGGAGACAAGTGGACTGAAGATCCTGTCATTGTCCAAAACAGCTGGACGGTGGCTCGTGACTGGGGCGTTGAGGAGCGGTGTCCAAATTATGATCCTGATTTGAATAAGAAAGTTGATGACTTGGATCAATGCGACAAGGTGGTGGGTAGAGAAGTCAACCGAACTTCTTCCACTAGCTTGCAGTCCAACACTACAAGAGGGGTTGCAGCAtctaaacatgaaaaatattttcCTTTTAAGCAAGGTTTCTTATCGGTTGCTACGCTTAGGGTGGGAACTGAAGGAATGCAGATGACAGTTGATGGCAAACATATAACCTCATTCGCTTTCCGTGAT ACACTGGAGCCATGGCTTGTTAGTGAAGTACGGATTGCAGGTGATTTGAAGTTACTATCCATTCTCGCTAGCGGTTTACCCACATCAGAAGAATCAGAGCATGTTGTTGATCTAGAGGCACTGAAGGCACCTCCCCTTTCACCATTAAGGCCATTAGATCTTGTCATTGGCGTTTTCTCCACAGCAAACAATTTTAAACGACGGATGGCTGTGAGAAGAACTTGGATGCAGTATGATGATGTAAGATCTGGAAGGGTTGCAGTACGCTTTTTTGTTGGCCTT CACAAGAGTCCTATTGTTAACTTGGAACTATGGAACGAGGCTCGGACTTACGGTGACGTTCAGCTAATGCCCTTTGTTGATTACTACAGTCTCATCAGTTGGAAAACACTAGCAATCTGCATCTTCGGG ACAGAAGTTGACTCAGCCAAGTTCATCATGAAAACGGATGATGATGCCTTTGTTCGTGTTGATGAAGTATTACTTTCTTTGTCATTGATCAACAACACTCGCGGGTTAATATATGGACTGATCAATTCTGACTCTCAACCAATCCGAAACCCTGCTAGCAAATGGTACATCAGTTATGAG GAATGGCCAGAAGAGAAATATCCACCATGGGCGCATGGTCCAGGCTACATTGTGTCCCGGGACATAGCAGAATCGGTGAGCAAGCTTTTCAAAGAAGGAAATCTAAAG ATGTTCAAGCTAGAAGACGTGGCGATGGGTATATGGATCGCTGACCTAAGGAAACAGGGACTCGAGCCTCATTACGAAAATGATGGAAGGATCATTAGTGAGGGATGCAAAGACGGTTATGTGGTTGCTCATTACCAAAGCCCTGCTGAAATGACTTGCCTCTGGCGTAAATACCAAGAAACCAAACGGTCTCTTTGCTGCCGCGGTTGGTAA